One window from the genome of Longimicrobium terrae encodes:
- a CDS encoding multidrug efflux RND transporter permease subunit has product MIATAHPSSANRVAGLEPDGPEGKREYLFVRRPVLAIVLSIVVLLAGAITMYILPVNRYPEITPPSIQVVAVYPGASAEDVANAVAAPIEQQLAGLDGLLYYKSSNSADGVMNLSVFFDISRDQDLAAVDVQNAISLAEPQLPSSVRAQGITVTKANANILLVGALTSSNPTHDAAYLANYGKLYVENELKRLPGVGNATFFGSLDFSMLLSLDPDRMAQLGITVDDVANAVREQNATKPGGRLGREPSPMGTQLTIPVTTAGRLTTPEQFGNIIVRAQADGSVVRVKDLATVTLGSKGYDQSSRLNGKETALFALYARPGANDLDVKAAAVARLDELQKAFPAGVRWSIPFDTTPFITESIAEVIKTLAEAMLLVTFVVFLFLQGWRATVIPLLAVPVSIVGTFVGLWALGFTINTLTLFGMVLAIGIVVDDAIVVIENVERIMATEHVSPREATNRAMHQISGALIAIVLVLCSVFIPVAFVSGITGAMYQQFAVTIVISVLLSGMVALTLTPALCAMLLKHVPEDEKKQGRFFSAFNRGFGRVTNGYVRAASRMTRHPKAWAGAFVLSIGLIALLFNRVPGGFIPSEDKGYFAMAVQLPDGASLQRTVQTVEQVEAMLKADPAIAGVVAVAGLDLLSSSNQTNSATLFAMLKPWEERHSADEQMEAVLGRTNGKLFGMRQAVGFGFNFPEIPGLGTASGLEVNLQQRSGGDIRDFAGAVQEFVADANATAVQGANGGVRTDVPQLYVTVDEDAARARGVGTGQIFSTLQAMLSTLYINDFNLYGRTFRVQAEALAPFRQRPEDIGRFYVRSATNEMVPMSALVRTEMRGAPSVLTRFNGFPSAMITGTPKPGQSSGQMLDAVESLVNTKYAAQGVGFAYSGESFQERAAGGSSATVLALALLLVFLVLASQYESWSVPFAVLLGVPFGVLSAILAIWLRGMPNDVYFQVGLFAVIGLAAKNAVLIVEFATELRAQGHSVLEASMEAARERFRPILMTSFAFILGVAPLVFASGAGAASRHSLGTSVFFGMLGATVMGVFFVPFFYFAIRSLVERRGPAVVPAFAPAQGD; this is encoded by the coding sequence GTGATCGCCACGGCTCATCCATCCAGCGCCAACCGCGTGGCCGGGCTGGAGCCCGACGGGCCCGAGGGAAAGCGCGAGTACCTGTTCGTCCGGCGGCCGGTGCTGGCCATCGTGCTGTCCATCGTGGTGCTGCTGGCGGGCGCCATCACCATGTACATCCTGCCGGTGAACCGGTATCCGGAAATCACCCCGCCCTCCATCCAGGTGGTCGCGGTCTATCCCGGCGCCAGCGCGGAGGACGTGGCCAACGCCGTCGCCGCGCCCATCGAGCAGCAGTTGGCCGGGCTGGACGGGCTGCTCTACTACAAGTCGTCCAACTCGGCGGACGGGGTGATGAACCTGTCCGTGTTCTTTGACATCAGCCGCGACCAGGACCTGGCCGCGGTGGACGTGCAGAACGCCATCTCCCTGGCCGAGCCGCAGCTTCCCTCGTCCGTACGCGCGCAGGGGATCACGGTCACCAAGGCCAACGCCAACATCCTGCTCGTGGGCGCGCTGACCAGCAGCAATCCCACGCACGACGCGGCGTACCTGGCCAACTACGGCAAGCTGTACGTGGAGAACGAGTTGAAGCGGCTGCCCGGCGTGGGCAACGCCACCTTCTTCGGCTCGCTCGACTTTTCCATGCTGCTGAGCCTGGACCCCGACCGCATGGCGCAGCTGGGGATTACGGTGGATGACGTGGCCAACGCGGTGCGCGAGCAGAACGCCACCAAGCCCGGCGGCCGGCTGGGGCGCGAGCCCTCGCCGATGGGGACGCAGCTCACCATTCCCGTCACCACCGCGGGCCGGCTGACCACGCCGGAGCAGTTCGGCAACATCATCGTCCGCGCGCAGGCGGACGGCTCCGTCGTGCGCGTAAAGGACCTGGCCACGGTCACGCTGGGCTCCAAGGGCTACGACCAGTCCAGCCGGCTGAACGGCAAGGAGACGGCGCTGTTCGCCCTCTACGCCCGCCCCGGCGCCAACGACCTGGACGTGAAGGCCGCCGCGGTCGCGCGGCTGGACGAGCTGCAGAAGGCGTTTCCCGCCGGCGTGCGCTGGTCCATCCCCTTCGACACCACGCCGTTCATCACCGAATCCATCGCCGAAGTCATCAAGACGCTGGCGGAGGCCATGCTGCTGGTGACGTTCGTCGTCTTCCTCTTCCTTCAGGGATGGCGGGCGACGGTGATTCCGCTGCTGGCGGTGCCGGTGAGCATCGTGGGGACGTTCGTGGGATTGTGGGCGCTGGGCTTTACCATCAACACGCTCACGCTGTTCGGAATGGTGCTGGCCATCGGCATCGTGGTGGACGACGCGATCGTGGTGATCGAGAACGTGGAGCGCATCATGGCGACGGAGCACGTGTCGCCGCGCGAAGCCACCAACCGCGCCATGCACCAGATTTCCGGCGCGCTGATCGCCATCGTCCTCGTCCTGTGCTCGGTGTTCATCCCCGTCGCGTTCGTGTCGGGAATCACGGGGGCGATGTACCAGCAGTTCGCGGTGACCATCGTCATCTCCGTCCTGCTCTCCGGGATGGTGGCGCTGACGCTGACGCCCGCGCTGTGCGCCATGCTGCTCAAGCACGTGCCGGAGGATGAAAAGAAGCAGGGCCGCTTCTTTTCCGCCTTCAACCGCGGCTTCGGGCGGGTGACCAACGGCTACGTGCGCGCGGCGTCGCGGATGACGCGGCACCCCAAGGCGTGGGCCGGCGCGTTCGTGCTGTCCATCGGGCTGATCGCGCTGCTCTTCAACCGGGTGCCGGGCGGCTTCATTCCCAGCGAGGACAAGGGATACTTCGCCATGGCGGTGCAGCTTCCGGACGGCGCCTCGCTGCAGCGCACGGTGCAGACGGTGGAGCAGGTAGAGGCGATGCTCAAGGCCGATCCCGCCATCGCCGGTGTCGTCGCCGTGGCCGGGCTGGACCTGCTGAGCAGCTCCAACCAGACCAACTCGGCCACGCTGTTCGCCATGCTCAAGCCGTGGGAAGAGCGCCACTCGGCGGACGAGCAGATGGAGGCGGTGCTGGGGCGCACCAACGGCAAGCTGTTCGGAATGCGCCAAGCCGTGGGGTTCGGCTTCAACTTCCCGGAAATCCCCGGGCTGGGCACCGCCAGCGGGCTGGAGGTGAACCTTCAGCAGCGCTCCGGCGGCGACATCCGTGACTTCGCGGGCGCGGTACAGGAGTTCGTGGCGGACGCCAACGCCACCGCGGTGCAGGGCGCCAACGGCGGCGTGCGCACGGACGTGCCGCAGCTGTACGTGACGGTGGACGAGGACGCGGCGCGCGCCCGCGGCGTGGGGACGGGGCAGATCTTTTCCACTCTGCAGGCCATGCTGTCGACGCTGTACATCAACGACTTCAACCTGTACGGCCGCACGTTTCGCGTGCAGGCCGAGGCGCTGGCTCCGTTCCGCCAGCGGCCGGAGGACATCGGCCGCTTCTACGTGCGCAGCGCGACGAACGAGATGGTGCCCATGAGCGCGCTGGTGCGGACGGAGATGCGGGGCGCGCCCAGCGTGCTGACGCGCTTCAACGGCTTTCCCAGCGCCATGATCACCGGCACGCCCAAGCCGGGGCAGAGCTCGGGGCAGATGCTGGACGCGGTGGAGAGCCTGGTGAACACCAAGTACGCCGCGCAGGGCGTGGGCTTCGCGTACAGCGGTGAATCGTTCCAGGAGCGCGCGGCGGGCGGGTCCAGCGCCACGGTGCTCGCGCTGGCGCTGTTGCTCGTCTTCCTCGTCCTGGCGTCGCAGTACGAGAGCTGGTCGGTGCCGTTCGCGGTGCTGCTGGGCGTGCCGTTCGGCGTGCTGTCCGCCATCCTGGCCATCTGGCTGCGGGGGATGCCCAACGACGTGTACTTCCAGGTGGGACTGTTTGCCGTCATCGGCCTGGCCGCCAAGAACGCGGTGCTGATCGTGGAGTTCGCCACGGAGCTGCGGGCGCAGGGGCACTCGGTGCTGGAGGCGTCGATGGAAGCGGCGCGCGAGCGGTTCCGCCCCATCCTCATGACCTCGTTCGCCTTCATCCTGGGCGTGGCGCCGCTGGTGTTCGCGAGCGGCGCGGGCGCGGCCAGCCGGCATTCGCTGGGCACCAGCGTGTTCTTCGGGATGTTGGGAGCCACGGTGATGGGCGTGTTCTTTGTCCCCTTCTTCTACTTTGCCATCCGCTCGCTGGTGGAGCGCCGCGGCCCGGCCGTCGTGCCCGCGTTCGCGCCCGCGCAGGGAGACTGA
- a CDS encoding efflux RND transporter periplasmic adaptor subunit, producing the protein MARAGTPSAPRRLSLTIIAGALALAACGGGEAEAKGPGAPGGAPPPSEVTVLTVASRPTDENLEFAGQVEAYRSVQVRARVSGVVVARFFQEGAQVRPGQELYRIDPTNYEAAHRSARASLTQAQAQLANARSLAGRLRPLLADNAVARQDVDDAETAVRSAAAQVENARAAADQSRKSLGETVVRAEIGGRVGRAALDVGSQVNGLGDVLTTIDVVDPVYVSFRPAAQEQYRWRRDPELNRAVSPGGAARVQALLPDGAPFPTEGRIGFIDPVVDPQTGTQQYRAQFANGQRLMLPGQFVRVRLLGLSRGDAIVVPQRAVIQQMGRQTVYVVGAGNRVASREVKATGWSGGDWLIESGLQAGETVVVDGVQKIGPGAVVKPVPLGTPAAGAAPVAVKENP; encoded by the coding sequence ATGGCACGTGCGGGCACCCCGTCCGCCCCACGCAGACTCTCCCTGACGATCATCGCAGGTGCCCTGGCGCTCGCGGCGTGCGGCGGCGGCGAAGCGGAGGCCAAGGGCCCCGGCGCACCCGGCGGCGCCCCGCCCCCGTCCGAAGTCACCGTTCTGACCGTCGCCTCGCGGCCCACGGACGAGAACCTGGAGTTCGCGGGGCAGGTGGAGGCGTACCGGTCCGTGCAGGTGCGCGCCCGGGTGAGCGGCGTGGTGGTCGCCCGCTTCTTTCAGGAAGGCGCGCAGGTGCGGCCCGGGCAGGAGCTGTACCGCATCGACCCCACCAACTACGAGGCCGCCCACCGCAGTGCGCGCGCCTCGCTGACGCAGGCACAGGCGCAGCTGGCCAACGCCCGCTCGCTGGCCGGACGCCTTCGTCCGCTGCTGGCGGACAACGCGGTGGCCCGGCAGGACGTGGACGACGCCGAAACCGCGGTGCGCTCCGCCGCCGCGCAGGTGGAAAATGCCCGCGCCGCGGCGGACCAGTCGCGCAAGAGCCTGGGCGAAACCGTGGTCCGCGCCGAGATCGGCGGGCGCGTGGGCCGCGCCGCGCTGGACGTGGGCAGCCAGGTGAACGGGCTGGGCGACGTGCTCACCACCATCGACGTCGTCGATCCCGTGTACGTGAGCTTTCGCCCCGCCGCGCAGGAGCAGTACCGCTGGCGCCGCGACCCGGAGCTGAACCGCGCGGTGTCGCCGGGCGGCGCGGCGCGGGTGCAGGCGCTGCTTCCGGACGGCGCGCCCTTCCCCACGGAGGGCCGCATCGGCTTCATCGACCCGGTGGTGGATCCGCAGACCGGGACGCAGCAGTACCGCGCCCAGTTCGCCAACGGGCAGCGGCTGATGCTTCCCGGCCAGTTCGTGCGGGTGCGGTTGCTGGGGCTGTCGCGTGGCGACGCCATCGTGGTTCCGCAGCGCGCCGTCATTCAGCAGATGGGGCGGCAGACCGTGTACGTCGTGGGCGCGGGCAACCGCGTCGCCAGCCGCGAGGTCAAGGCCACGGGATGGTCCGGCGGCGACTGGCTGATCGAGAGCGGGCTGCAGGCGGGTGAAACCGTCGTCGTGGACGGCGTGCAGAAGATCGGCCCCGGCGCCGTGGTGAAGCCCGTTCCCCTGGGCACGCCCGCCGCGGGCGCCGCGCCCGTCGCCGTGAAGGAGAACCCGTGA
- a CDS encoding TetR/AcrR family transcriptional regulator: protein MSEQAAEQAGGSAAGSASRRRAGGAREAVASRAAAAVSPCIAGEPGCRAPQRAPGHRRVDAILDAASSVIMTDGLEGLSMDAIVKRSGTSKSSLYHFFRDIGAVTEALLDRHALTLRELNQERVSAVVEWERLTLEDAVDEFMEPMVGYATEHPDFLVLIRAAGGCNDPGTHCSGAEILMIERGERLIAARSPETPPEERRARATMMFAAMIGMMEMTARTQVPTRAELLRESRQMLIAYLGCAEDAD from the coding sequence ATGAGCGAGCAGGCAGCGGAGCAGGCGGGCGGCAGCGCGGCGGGAAGCGCATCGCGGCGGCGGGCGGGCGGGGCGCGTGAGGCGGTTGCGTCCCGGGCCGCCGCCGCCGTTTCGCCGTGCATCGCGGGCGAGCCGGGATGCCGCGCGCCGCAGCGCGCGCCGGGGCACCGCCGCGTGGACGCCATCCTGGACGCCGCCAGCTCCGTCATCATGACCGACGGGCTGGAGGGGCTTTCCATGGACGCGATCGTGAAGCGGTCGGGGACCTCCAAGAGCTCGCTGTACCACTTCTTTCGCGACATCGGCGCGGTGACGGAGGCGCTGCTGGACCGGCACGCGCTCACGCTTCGCGAGCTGAACCAGGAGCGGGTGAGCGCGGTGGTGGAGTGGGAGCGGCTGACGCTGGAAGACGCGGTGGACGAGTTCATGGAGCCCATGGTGGGCTACGCGACCGAGCATCCGGACTTTCTGGTGCTGATCCGCGCCGCGGGTGGATGCAACGACCCGGGGACGCACTGTTCCGGCGCCGAGATCCTGATGATCGAGCGGGGCGAGCGGCTGATCGCGGCCCGTTCGCCGGAGACGCCGCCGGAGGAGCGCCGCGCGCGCGCCACCATGATGTTCGCCGCCATGATCGGGATGATGGAAATGACGGCGCGCACCCAGGTGCCCACCCGCGCCGAGCTTCTGCGCGAGTCGCGGCAGATGCTGATCGCCTATCTGGGCTGCGCCGAAGACGCGGACTGA
- a CDS encoding AI-2E family transporter codes for MINDKPAEPFNWRTIHSVVVLLVLGFFLYTVQGILNPFILFVLLVFLMSPYSGTRHHLLLVSATAMLTLIWALNTTGFLLAPFVLAVVLAYVQHPLVTRLEKRMSRTWATVLLMLPAVGVLALVIFLGIPAVSAQIGDFIHGAPKLIQTATERLQTWQTQLASRDLPLVDEQSLITRLQSLQPEAVMGWLQQRQAAIGRAAWGGIMGVGRGLSAVLTILGYVFLTPILTFYLLRDWPVMMRRIHDLVPAAHRDRVTGFASEFDTLLSGYMRGQLIESSIVGVLTWLGFVLLGFPYALLLAVIAAVFNVIPYLGLVLTAVPALVIALFLDNPLWAIGKVAIVFLIVQILDGSILGPKIVGDSVGIHPVWVILALSLFGFFFGFVGLLLAIPLAVLVKLMVEHGMTRYRSSKLFRGERPLIALD; via the coding sequence ATGATCAACGACAAGCCGGCCGAACCGTTCAACTGGCGCACCATCCACTCGGTGGTGGTGCTGCTGGTGCTGGGGTTCTTTCTGTACACGGTGCAGGGGATTCTGAACCCGTTCATCCTCTTCGTCCTGCTGGTCTTTCTGATGTCCCCGTACTCGGGGACGCGCCACCACCTGCTGCTGGTTTCCGCCACGGCGATGCTGACGCTGATCTGGGCGCTGAACACCACGGGCTTTCTGCTCGCCCCGTTCGTCCTGGCGGTCGTGCTCGCCTATGTGCAGCATCCGCTGGTGACGCGGCTGGAAAAGCGGATGTCGCGCACCTGGGCCACGGTGCTGCTCATGCTGCCGGCCGTCGGCGTGCTGGCGCTGGTCATCTTTCTGGGCATTCCCGCGGTGAGCGCGCAAATCGGCGACTTCATCCACGGCGCGCCCAAGCTGATTCAGACGGCGACGGAGCGGCTGCAGACCTGGCAGACGCAACTGGCCAGCCGCGACCTGCCGCTGGTGGACGAGCAGTCGCTCATCACCCGGCTGCAGTCGCTGCAGCCGGAGGCGGTCATGGGGTGGCTGCAGCAGCGTCAGGCGGCTATCGGACGGGCGGCGTGGGGCGGCATCATGGGCGTGGGGCGTGGGCTCAGCGCGGTGCTCACCATCCTGGGCTACGTCTTTCTTACGCCCATCCTCACCTTCTACCTGCTGCGCGACTGGCCCGTGATGATGCGGCGCATTCACGACCTGGTGCCCGCCGCGCACCGTGACCGCGTGACGGGCTTTGCGTCAGAGTTCGACACGCTGCTGAGCGGCTACATGCGCGGGCAGCTGATCGAGAGCAGCATCGTGGGCGTGCTCACCTGGCTGGGCTTTGTGCTGCTGGGCTTTCCGTACGCGCTGCTGCTGGCGGTGATCGCCGCGGTCTTCAACGTCATTCCGTACCTGGGGCTGGTGCTGACCGCCGTGCCCGCGCTCGTGATCGCGCTGTTCCTGGACAACCCGCTGTGGGCCATCGGCAAGGTAGCGATCGTGTTCCTGATCGTGCAGATCCTGGACGGGTCGATCCTGGGTCCCAAGATCGTGGGCGATTCCGTCGGCATCCACCCGGTGTGGGTGATTCTGGCGCTGTCGCTGTTCGGCTTCTTCTTCGGCTTCGTGGGGCTGCTGCTGGCCATTCCGCTGGCGGTGCTTGTGAAGCTGATGGTGGAGCACGGCATGACCCGCTATCGCTCGTCCAAGCTGTTTCGCGGCGAGCGCCCGCTCATCGCGCTGGACTGA
- a CDS encoding 3D domain-containing protein: MTTIVPRCAALLARLRPAALAAVLIAWLSIPACAQTAQPVTLPSAPASAVPNPNAPRDTGLVRVRRASPEPEPPGIAADAVASTSAVSTSAAFRVERRMEMRSTAYCLRGMMRTGVRVRDGMAAADPSVLPLGSVVRVSHPDGRLIGVFVVMDTGGAVRGNKLDLWFSDCGEASDWGTRRVVAEVIDIGRS; encoded by the coding sequence ATGACCACGATCGTCCCCCGGTGCGCCGCCCTCCTCGCGCGCCTGCGTCCGGCCGCCCTGGCCGCCGTCCTGATCGCCTGGCTCTCCATTCCCGCCTGCGCGCAGACCGCTCAGCCCGTCACCCTCCCGTCCGCACCCGCGTCCGCCGTCCCCAATCCCAACGCCCCGCGCGACACCGGCCTTGTCCGCGTCCGCCGCGCGAGCCCGGAGCCCGAGCCGCCCGGCATTGCCGCCGACGCCGTCGCCAGCACCTCCGCGGTCAGCACGTCCGCCGCGTTCCGGGTGGAGCGGCGGATGGAGATGCGCTCCACCGCGTACTGCCTGCGCGGGATGATGCGGACGGGCGTGCGCGTGCGCGACGGGATGGCCGCGGCCGATCCCAGCGTCCTTCCGCTCGGCTCCGTGGTCCGCGTCTCTCATCCGGACGGCCGGCTGATCGGCGTGTTCGTGGTGATGGATACGGGCGGCGCGGTGCGCGGCAACAAGCTGGACCTGTGGTTCTCGGACTGCGGCGAGGCTTCGGACTGGGGGACGCGCCGCGTCGTGGCGGAGGTGATCGACATCGGGCGGAGCTGA
- a CDS encoding adenylosuccinate synthase, whose product MRDRERSQCVVIVGSQWGDEGKGKIVDVLAEDVDVVARYQGGSNAGHTVHVGEEEFILHQIPSGILHPRRRCLLGNGVVFDPFQFFQELDALTARGIDAEGRVGVSGRAHLLLSYHKVLDRAAEARRGAGKIGTTGRGIGPAYEDKVARQGIRLADLRDWPRAQDALRRAAERVNERLQLLKSDETVDAEALIAEVGSIRERLLAISVDTGRVIHDALRDGHKVLLEGAQGTILDVDHGTYPYVTSSNTTAGGAALGVGIGPTLIDDVVGVVKAYTTRVGEGPLPTEFPSPMQEQVRELGGEYGATTGRPRRCGWFDAVVVRYAARVNGLTGLAVTKLDVLDTLPELKIATSYRAEGQELDDFPGDLGLLEAAEPVYETLPGWQTSTAGARKWDDLPRNAQAYLRRLSELTDTPIWYVSVGTRRDQIIHVRP is encoded by the coding sequence ATGAGGGATCGGGAACGGAGCCAGTGCGTGGTGATCGTCGGCTCGCAGTGGGGCGACGAGGGCAAGGGCAAGATCGTCGACGTGCTGGCGGAAGACGTCGACGTGGTCGCCCGCTATCAGGGCGGCAGCAACGCCGGCCACACGGTGCACGTGGGCGAGGAGGAGTTCATCCTCCACCAGATCCCCTCCGGCATCCTGCACCCCCGCCGCCGCTGCCTGCTGGGCAACGGCGTCGTCTTCGACCCGTTCCAGTTCTTTCAGGAGCTGGACGCGCTCACCGCGCGCGGCATCGACGCTGAAGGGCGCGTCGGCGTCAGCGGGCGGGCGCACCTGCTGCTCAGCTATCACAAGGTGCTGGACCGCGCCGCGGAGGCCCGCCGCGGCGCCGGAAAGATCGGCACCACCGGGCGCGGCATCGGCCCGGCGTACGAGGACAAGGTCGCGCGCCAGGGCATCCGCTTGGCCGATCTGCGCGACTGGCCCCGCGCCCAGGACGCCCTGCGCCGCGCCGCCGAGCGCGTCAACGAGCGCCTGCAGCTGCTGAAGTCCGATGAAACGGTGGACGCCGAGGCGCTGATCGCCGAGGTGGGCTCCATCCGCGAACGCCTGCTCGCCATCTCCGTCGACACCGGCCGCGTGATTCACGACGCGCTGCGCGACGGGCACAAGGTGCTGCTGGAAGGCGCGCAGGGTACGATCCTGGACGTGGACCACGGCACCTATCCGTACGTCACATCGTCGAATACGACGGCGGGCGGCGCGGCGCTGGGCGTGGGCATCGGGCCCACCCTCATCGACGACGTGGTGGGCGTGGTCAAGGCGTACACGACGCGCGTGGGCGAGGGGCCGCTGCCCACCGAGTTTCCGTCGCCCATGCAGGAGCAGGTGCGCGAACTGGGCGGCGAGTACGGCGCCACGACCGGCCGCCCGCGCCGCTGCGGCTGGTTCGACGCCGTCGTCGTGCGCTACGCCGCGCGCGTGAACGGGCTCACCGGGCTGGCCGTCACCAAGCTGGACGTGCTGGATACGCTGCCGGAGCTCAAGATCGCCACCTCGTACCGCGCCGAAGGGCAGGAGCTGGACGACTTTCCCGGCGACCTGGGCCTGCTGGAAGCCGCCGAGCCCGTGTACGAAACGCTTCCCGGGTGGCAGACCTCCACCGCCGGCGCGCGCAAGTGGGACGATCTGCCGCGGAACGCGCAGGCGTACCTGCGCCGCCTGTCGGAGCTGACGGACACGCCCATCTGGTACGTGTCGGTCGGCACGCGCCGCGACCAGATCATCCACGTGCGGCCGTAA
- the hisC gene encoding histidinol-phosphate transaminase has product MDMMEARAEMDIDAALRWIKPSVREMGAYTLKPTEPRIKLNQNESPYDLPDVLKARIHAILADRPWNRYPPFVASNFISAVSEATGWPEEGVLVANGSNELIQAVLAVTVGPGVSVVIPEPTFTLYRLMTDVNGGTVVSVALTDDLAFDVDAIIRAARDTDAAVVVLCTPNNPTGGALSENEIRRIHDETDALILLDQAYIEFGGYDGIPMLADRPRLVVLRTFSKAMAMAGLRAGYMLAHPALAAEVHKAKLPYNINFFTEVAAAEVLRSRALLAPMVAEISAERDRIAAELARVPGLRVYPSDANFLVFRVETDAITHTALFDRLLAEYGILVRDVSKYPLLERCLRVNAGTPAENDAFLDAVRTIMTEAGR; this is encoded by the coding sequence ATGGATATGATGGAAGCCAGGGCGGAGATGGACATCGACGCCGCGCTGCGGTGGATCAAGCCCTCCGTGCGCGAGATGGGCGCGTACACGCTCAAGCCGACAGAGCCGCGCATCAAGCTGAACCAGAACGAGAGCCCGTACGATCTGCCGGACGTGCTCAAGGCGCGCATCCACGCGATCCTGGCGGACCGCCCGTGGAACCGGTATCCGCCGTTCGTGGCCTCGAATTTCATCTCCGCCGTCTCCGAGGCGACGGGCTGGCCGGAGGAGGGCGTGCTGGTCGCCAACGGAAGCAACGAGCTGATCCAGGCGGTCCTGGCGGTCACCGTAGGCCCCGGCGTCTCCGTCGTCATCCCCGAGCCGACCTTTACGCTCTACCGGTTGATGACGGACGTGAACGGCGGCACGGTCGTGTCCGTCGCGCTCACGGACGACCTGGCGTTCGACGTGGATGCCATCATCCGCGCCGCGCGCGACACGGACGCGGCGGTCGTGGTGCTCTGCACGCCGAACAACCCCACGGGCGGTGCGCTGTCGGAAAACGAGATTCGCCGCATCCACGACGAGACGGACGCGCTGATCCTGCTGGACCAGGCGTACATCGAGTTCGGCGGATATGACGGCATCCCCATGCTGGCGGACCGGCCGCGCCTGGTCGTGCTGCGCACCTTCAGCAAGGCGATGGCGATGGCGGGTCTGCGCGCCGGCTACATGCTGGCGCACCCCGCGCTGGCGGCGGAGGTGCACAAGGCCAAGCTGCCGTACAACATCAACTTCTTTACCGAAGTGGCCGCGGCCGAGGTGCTGCGCTCCCGCGCCCTGCTCGCGCCCATGGTGGCCGAGATCTCGGCGGAGCGCGACCGCATCGCCGCCGAGCTGGCCCGCGTCCCCGGCCTGCGCGTCTATCCCAGCGATGCCAACTTCCTGGTCTTTCGCGTGGAAACGGACGCCATCACGCACACGGCGCTCTTCGACCGGCTGCTGGCGGAATACGGCATTCTGGTGCGCGACGTATCCAAGTATCCACTGCTGGAGCGCTGTCTGCGCGTGAACGCGGGCACCCCGGCGGAGAACGACGCCTTTCTGGACGCCGTGCGAACCATCATGACGGAGGCGGGACGATGA
- the hisB gene encoding imidazoleglycerol-phosphate dehydratase HisB: MSRTGERQRKTKETEIRVYVDLDGTGESNVRTGIGFFDHMLDALARHGMFDLDVECTGDLHIDAHHTVEDVGIALGGAFLDALGDKRGIVRYADATVPLDEALVRAVVDVSGRPFLHFDVPLPAGQPMIGQFDAALSAEFWRGFAMESRITLHLDGLRGDNAHHIVEATFKAAARALDAATAPDPRRADQVPSTKGSL, translated from the coding sequence ATGAGCCGCACGGGCGAACGCCAGCGGAAAACGAAGGAAACGGAGATCCGCGTCTACGTCGATCTGGACGGAACGGGGGAATCCAACGTCCGCACGGGGATCGGCTTCTTCGATCACATGCTGGACGCGCTGGCCCGCCACGGCATGTTCGACCTGGACGTGGAGTGCACGGGCGACCTGCACATCGACGCGCACCACACGGTGGAAGACGTGGGGATCGCCCTCGGCGGCGCCTTTCTGGACGCGCTCGGCGACAAGCGCGGCATCGTGCGCTACGCGGACGCCACGGTGCCGCTGGACGAGGCGCTGGTGCGCGCCGTGGTGGACGTGTCCGGGCGGCCGTTCCTGCACTTCGACGTCCCGCTCCCCGCCGGGCAGCCGATGATCGGGCAGTTCGACGCGGCGCTTTCGGCGGAGTTCTGGCGCGGGTTCGCCATGGAATCGCGCATCACGCTGCACCTGGACGGCCTGCGCGGCGACAACGCGCACCACATCGTGGAGGCCACGTTCAAGGCCGCCGCACGCGCGCTGGACGCCGCCACCGCGCCGGACCCGCGCCGCGCGGACCAGGTGCCCAGCACCAAGGGTTCGCTGTGA
- the hisH gene encoding imidazole glycerol phosphate synthase subunit HisH, which translates to MTARPHVVLLDYGAGNLRSVAKAFEHEGAQVTMTDDPAVARSADRLVLPGQGHFGQCMTRLEERGLGDAVREHVAAGRPFIGICVGMQLLYESSDEAPGVAGLGLLPGAVRRIPTDLPLPHVGWNAVEFIRRSDVDPVLAGVAGPEPRWFYHVHSFAVLDDDNDHVLGRCRYDASFASIVGRDNVWGIQFHPEKSQEDGLRILGNFSKL; encoded by the coding sequence GTGACCGCGCGCCCGCACGTCGTGCTGCTGGACTACGGCGCCGGCAACCTGCGCTCCGTGGCCAAGGCGTTCGAGCACGAGGGCGCGCAGGTGACGATGACGGACGATCCGGCAGTCGCGCGGTCGGCGGACCGGCTCGTCCTTCCCGGTCAGGGCCACTTCGGACAGTGCATGACGCGGCTGGAAGAGCGCGGCCTGGGCGATGCCGTCCGCGAGCACGTGGCCGCCGGGCGCCCGTTCATCGGGATCTGCGTGGGGATGCAGCTTCTCTACGAGTCGAGCGACGAGGCGCCGGGCGTGGCCGGGCTGGGGCTGCTTCCCGGCGCCGTACGCCGCATTCCCACGGATCTTCCGCTGCCGCACGTGGGATGGAACGCGGTGGAGTTCATCCGCCGCTCCGACGTGGATCCCGTGCTGGCCGGCGTGGCGGGGCCGGAGCCGCGCTGGTTCTACCACGTGCACTCCTTTGCCGTCCTGGACGATGACAACGACCACGTCCTGGGCCGCTGCCGCTACGACGCGTCGTTCGCCAGCATCGTGGGCCGCGATAACGTGTGGGGCATCCAGTTTCACCCGGAAAAGAGCCAGGAAGACGGACTTCGCATCCTGGGAAATTTCTCCAAGCTGTAG